Proteins from one Listeria weihenstephanensis genomic window:
- the truB gene encoding tRNA pseudouridine(55) synthase TruB: MDGIIPLWKEKGMTSHDCVFKLRKILQTKKVGHTGTLDPDVEGVLPICIGRATKLAEYITDEGKTYEATITLGTATTTEDASGEVVSQKEISETILPIDAEKAAKSFIGEIEQIPPMYSAVKVNGRKLYEYAREGIEVERPKRTVNIYAIDLLKPYVPISPDNNSFRIRIHCGKGTYIRTLAVMIGEKLGYPAHMSELKRTQSGIFKEEQCFTLAEIEKLRAEEDEASYLYPLEDGLSDMKKQEISDLVYEKVLNGVVLPEQFIKERGDGRVALLHKNKLTAIYVQHPERRDFWKPEKVIELRPGKLN, from the coding sequence ATGGATGGAATTATCCCTTTATGGAAAGAAAAAGGAATGACAAGTCACGACTGCGTGTTTAAATTACGAAAAATCCTTCAAACAAAAAAAGTGGGTCACACTGGTACGCTTGATCCAGACGTGGAAGGCGTGTTGCCAATCTGCATCGGTCGAGCGACAAAACTGGCAGAATACATTACAGACGAAGGTAAAACATACGAAGCTACCATCACACTTGGAACGGCAACAACGACGGAAGATGCAAGCGGTGAAGTTGTTTCGCAAAAAGAAATTTCAGAAACGATATTACCTATCGACGCTGAAAAAGCAGCGAAATCTTTCATAGGTGAAATCGAGCAAATTCCGCCCATGTACTCCGCGGTCAAAGTGAACGGACGCAAGTTGTATGAATATGCAAGAGAAGGTATAGAGGTGGAGCGTCCAAAACGAACGGTGAATATTTATGCAATCGATCTTCTGAAGCCTTACGTACCAATAAGTCCAGATAATAATAGCTTCCGTATTCGTATTCATTGCGGAAAGGGAACCTATATTCGAACACTTGCTGTCATGATAGGCGAAAAGCTTGGGTATCCCGCTCACATGTCTGAATTAAAGCGTACACAAAGCGGTATTTTTAAAGAAGAACAGTGCTTTACACTTGCAGAAATTGAGAAATTGCGAGCAGAAGAAGATGAAGCGAGCTACCTGTATCCGCTTGAAGACGGTTTATCTGACATGAAAAAACAAGAAATTTCAGACTTAGTTTATGAAAAAGTTCTAAATGGCGTTGTGCTGCCAGAACAATTTATTAAAGAGCGCGGTGATGGACGTGTAGCACTTCTGCACAAAAATAAATTAACAGCGATTTATGTACAACATCCCGAGCGACGCGATTTTTGGAAACCGGAAAAGGTTATCGAATTGCGCCCTGGGAAATTAAATTAA
- the rbfA gene encoding 30S ribosome-binding factor RbfA codes for MNVRANRVSEQMKKELGDILNRKLRDPRIGFITVTGVDVTGDLQQATVFVSVLGEEKEQKEALLALEKAHGFIRSEIGSRIRLRKVPELFFEIDHSVAYGNHIDDLLRGLNDNE; via the coding sequence ATGAATGTTCGAGCTAATCGTGTATCAGAGCAAATGAAAAAAGAACTTGGTGATATCTTGAACCGTAAACTAAGAGATCCACGTATTGGTTTCATTACCGTTACTGGCGTGGATGTTACTGGAGATCTTCAACAAGCAACCGTGTTCGTTTCCGTTCTAGGTGAAGAAAAAGAGCAAAAAGAAGCGCTCCTTGCCTTGGAAAAAGCACATGGCTTTATTCGCTCTGAAATTGGAAGTCGTATTCGTTTGCGCAAAGTTCCAGAACTATTTTTTGAAATAGATCATTCTGTTGCTTATGGCAATCATATCGATGACTTATTACGCGGTCTAAACGATAACGAATAA
- a CDS encoding DUF503 domain-containing protein — MIRYVESEWLLPTPQNLKEKRAIIKRVLTRAGQKFNISIAEIGFQDKWQRSLVGFAVVSESHEQAEKVADTVLAFLDSFPEWERGKTTMESL, encoded by the coding sequence ATGATCCGTTACGTCGAGTCCGAATGGCTTTTGCCAACTCCACAAAATCTAAAAGAAAAACGAGCCATCATAAAGCGAGTTTTGACTCGCGCTGGCCAGAAATTTAATATCTCCATTGCTGAAATTGGTTTCCAAGACAAGTGGCAGCGAAGCCTAGTTGGTTTTGCTGTCGTGTCTGAATCCCATGAACAAGCAGAAAAAGTAGCTGATACAGTACTTGCATTTCTCGATTCTTTTCCAGAGTGGGAAAGAGGCAAAACAACAATGGAAAGTTTGTAA
- the infB gene encoding translation initiation factor IF-2, protein MSKVRVYEYAKEHQLPSKKVIETLQELGVEVANHMSTINENALRQLDKTLLGPKKESAAPSSQPKAPNEAGQSKGSNKPNMNDKSNQSKPNNTSKPATPKPAAGANKPAGNSQGSGTNRPNNSGGQSRPGGAAQGGGNRNQGGNRNNQNRGRKNNTKYKGKRNHSTVPPTPPKPKELPEKIIFSESLTVGELARKLYREPSELIKKLFMLGVVATINQELDKDAIELLCGEYGVIAEEEIKVDITDLDVYFEEASEEDKGKEVERPAVVTIMGHVDHGKTTLLDSLRNTKVTLGEAGGITQHIGAYQLEVHDKKITFLDTPGHAAFTTMRARGAKITDITILVVAADDGVMPQTIEAINHAKAAEVPIIVAVNKVDKPQANPDRVMQELTEYELVPEAWGGDTIFVPISAKFGEGLDTLLEMILLVSEVEELKANPDRLAIGSVIEAELDKGRGSVATLLVQDGTLNVGDPIVVGHTFGRVRAMVNDLGRRVKKVGPSTPVEITGLSDVPQAGDRFVVFEDEKTARSVGEARASRAVVAQRSATNRVSLENLFEHMKAGEMKEVNVIIKADVQGSVEALAASLRKIEVEGVNVKIIHTSVGAINESDITLAAASNAIVIGFNVRPTTQAREGAENEGVDIRLHRVIYKAIDEIEAAMKGMLDPEFQEKIIGQAQVRQTITVSKVGTIAGCYVTDGKITRNSGVRVIRDGIVVFEGEISTLKRFKDDAKEVAKGFECGITIEKFNDIKEDDVIEAYVMEEIERK, encoded by the coding sequence ATGAGTAAAGTTCGTGTTTACGAATACGCAAAAGAACATCAATTACCTAGTAAGAAAGTCATCGAGACATTACAGGAGTTAGGCGTTGAAGTCGCTAACCACATGTCTACCATTAACGAAAATGCACTACGACAACTTGACAAAACATTGCTTGGACCGAAAAAAGAATCTGCCGCGCCAAGCAGCCAACCTAAAGCACCAAACGAAGCAGGTCAAAGTAAGGGGTCTAATAAACCAAATATGAATGATAAATCAAATCAATCCAAACCAAATAATACTAGTAAACCAGCCACGCCAAAACCAGCAGCAGGCGCGAATAAGCCTGCTGGCAATTCACAAGGTAGCGGCACAAACCGTCCAAACAATAGTGGAGGCCAAAGCCGTCCAGGCGGCGCCGCACAAGGTGGGGGTAACCGCAATCAAGGCGGAAACCGTAACAACCAAAATCGCGGACGCAAAAATAACACGAAATACAAAGGAAAACGTAATCACAGTACCGTACCACCAACACCGCCGAAGCCAAAAGAGCTTCCAGAAAAAATCATCTTCTCTGAGTCACTAACAGTAGGTGAATTAGCGCGTAAACTATACCGCGAACCATCCGAACTCATCAAGAAATTATTTATGCTTGGCGTTGTAGCTACAATTAACCAAGAATTAGATAAAGATGCGATCGAACTTCTTTGCGGAGAATACGGCGTTATTGCTGAAGAAGAAATCAAAGTAGATATCACAGATTTAGACGTTTATTTTGAAGAGGCATCGGAAGAAGATAAGGGCAAAGAAGTAGAACGCCCTGCTGTTGTTACAATCATGGGGCACGTCGATCATGGTAAAACAACATTACTCGATTCTTTGCGTAACACAAAGGTAACACTTGGTGAAGCCGGCGGAATCACACAACATATCGGAGCTTATCAATTAGAAGTCCACGATAAAAAAATCACATTCTTAGATACACCAGGTCACGCCGCTTTTACAACCATGCGTGCTCGTGGTGCCAAAATTACCGATATTACGATTCTTGTTGTAGCAGCTGATGATGGCGTTATGCCACAAACAATCGAGGCGATCAACCATGCGAAAGCAGCGGAAGTTCCAATCATTGTTGCTGTAAACAAGGTCGATAAGCCACAAGCGAATCCAGACCGCGTTATGCAAGAACTAACAGAATATGAACTTGTTCCCGAAGCATGGGGTGGCGACACAATTTTCGTGCCAATCTCCGCTAAATTCGGCGAAGGTTTAGATACATTGCTTGAAATGATTCTACTCGTTTCTGAGGTAGAAGAACTAAAAGCAAACCCAGATCGTTTAGCAATCGGTAGCGTTATTGAAGCCGAACTAGATAAAGGCCGTGGCTCTGTTGCGACATTACTAGTGCAAGACGGTACGCTAAATGTTGGAGATCCAATCGTTGTTGGTCATACATTTGGCCGCGTTCGTGCGATGGTAAATGACCTTGGCCGCCGCGTGAAGAAAGTGGGACCAAGTACACCAGTTGAAATCACTGGATTAAGCGATGTACCACAAGCTGGCGACCGTTTCGTTGTCTTTGAAGACGAAAAAACAGCGCGTAGTGTCGGTGAAGCCCGCGCAAGTCGTGCCGTTGTAGCTCAACGCTCTGCGACAAATCGCGTTAGTCTTGAGAACCTTTTCGAACACATGAAAGCTGGCGAAATGAAAGAAGTTAACGTTATTATCAAAGCTGACGTACAAGGATCAGTTGAAGCACTTGCTGCATCCCTACGTAAGATTGAAGTAGAAGGCGTTAACGTTAAAATCATTCATACATCTGTTGGTGCTATCAATGAATCCGATATTACACTTGCCGCAGCATCCAATGCCATTGTTATTGGTTTCAACGTTCGCCCAACAACACAAGCCCGTGAAGGTGCCGAAAATGAAGGCGTAGATATCCGTTTACATCGCGTTATTTATAAAGCTATCGATGAAATTGAAGCAGCGATGAAAGGAATGCTTGATCCAGAATTCCAAGAAAAAATTATCGGTCAAGCACAAGTTCGTCAAACCATCACCGTATCAAAAGTTGGTACAATCGCTGGTTGTTACGTAACAGATGGCAAAATCACACGTAACAGTGGCGTTCGTGTTATCCGCGACGGCATCGTAGTCTTTGAAGGCGAAATCAGTACACTGAAGCGCTTTAAAGATGATGCAAAAGAAGTTGCTAAAGGATTCGAATGTGGTATCACAATCGAGAAATTTAACGACATTAAAGAAGATGACGTAATTGAAGCCTATGTTATGGAGGAAATCGAACGTAAATGA
- a CDS encoding YlxQ family RNA-binding protein: MDHNKAFSLLGIAYSARKLVTGEELVLKEVRRQKARLVIISEDISEKTEKTIRNKCQYYDVALVKAGTREQLGGAIGKDARAIIAVMDKGFAAKLTELLG, translated from the coding sequence ATGGATCATAATAAAGCATTTTCCTTGCTCGGAATCGCTTATAGTGCTCGCAAACTCGTTACTGGGGAAGAGCTAGTTTTGAAAGAAGTGAGACGTCAAAAAGCGAGACTCGTCATCATTTCAGAAGATATATCAGAGAAAACCGAGAAAACAATCCGTAACAAATGCCAGTATTACGACGTCGCGCTTGTGAAAGCCGGTACCCGTGAACAACTTGGCGGAGCAATCGGCAAAGATGCAAGAGCTATTATTGCAGTAATGGATAAAGGATTTGCGGCAAAACTTACGGAACTCCTCGGGTGA
- the rnpM gene encoding RNase P modulator RnpM, with protein MRNKKIPLRKCIVTGERKPKGELLRIAYSKDGVLTIDPSGKAPGRGFYIIIDSKVAEKAKKKNSIFQQMKMPEQDGFYDQLIDYVKTIEGANHGS; from the coding sequence ATGCGCAACAAAAAAATTCCCTTGAGAAAATGTATTGTAACCGGTGAGCGCAAACCAAAAGGCGAACTTTTACGTATTGCGTACTCCAAAGATGGTGTACTTACGATAGATCCGAGCGGCAAAGCGCCTGGTCGTGGCTTTTATATCATAATAGACAGCAAAGTTGCCGAAAAAGCCAAGAAGAAAAACAGTATCTTTCAACAAATGAAGATGCCAGAACAAGACGGTTTTTACGATCAATTGATTGATTATGTAAAAACAATTGAAGGAGCAAATCATGGATCATAA
- the nusA gene encoding transcription termination factor NusA, translating into MSSELLDALHVLEHDKGISRDVIIEAIEAALVSAYKRNFNQAQNVRVDLNVDKGTMHVLARKDVVDQVFDSRLEISVEEAHKINAGFKVGDVVELEVTPKDFGRIAAQTAKQVVTQRVREAERGIIYDEFIDREDDIMTGIVERQDSRFIYVNLGKIEAILSQNEQMPNETYRAHDRIKVYLTKVEKTTKGPQIYVSRTHPGLLKRLFEMEVPEIYEGIVEIKSVAREAGDRSKISVYTENPEVDPVGSCVGPKGARVQAIVNELKGEKIDIVEWSADPFQFVANALSPSKVLDVIVNEAEQATTVIVPDYQLSLAIGKRGQNARLAAKLTGWKIDIKSETVATEAGIYPRPDGPIIERVDIDMADEMTEDEE; encoded by the coding sequence ATGAGCTCAGAATTATTAGATGCTCTTCATGTTTTAGAACATGATAAAGGAATTTCGCGCGATGTGATTATTGAAGCAATTGAGGCAGCACTTGTGTCTGCATACAAACGTAACTTTAACCAAGCGCAAAATGTACGAGTGGATTTAAATGTAGACAAGGGCACTATGCACGTTTTAGCGCGTAAAGATGTCGTAGATCAAGTATTCGATTCGCGTTTAGAAATTTCTGTAGAAGAAGCGCACAAAATCAATGCTGGATTCAAAGTCGGCGATGTTGTGGAGCTTGAAGTAACGCCAAAAGATTTCGGCCGAATCGCAGCTCAAACTGCAAAACAAGTTGTAACTCAACGTGTACGTGAAGCAGAACGTGGCATCATTTATGACGAATTTATCGATCGTGAAGATGACATTATGACTGGTATCGTGGAACGTCAAGATTCACGTTTTATCTACGTTAACTTAGGTAAAATCGAAGCGATCCTGTCTCAAAATGAACAGATGCCAAACGAAACATACCGTGCCCATGATCGCATCAAAGTATACTTGACGAAAGTTGAAAAAACGACAAAAGGCCCGCAAATCTATGTTTCTCGTACACATCCAGGTCTTTTGAAACGACTTTTTGAAATGGAAGTTCCAGAAATATATGAAGGCATCGTAGAAATTAAATCTGTTGCTCGTGAAGCTGGTGATCGCTCTAAGATCTCCGTTTACACAGAAAATCCAGAAGTGGATCCAGTTGGTTCATGTGTTGGTCCAAAAGGGGCTCGTGTACAAGCCATCGTTAACGAACTAAAAGGCGAAAAAATCGATATCGTAGAATGGTCTGCTGATCCGTTTCAATTTGTTGCAAACGCCCTTAGCCCGTCCAAAGTTCTCGACGTTATCGTAAATGAAGCCGAACAAGCAACAACCGTTATCGTTCCAGATTATCAACTGTCATTAGCTATCGGTAAACGTGGTCAAAATGCCCGTCTTGCTGCTAAACTAACTGGCTGGAAAATTGATATTAAGAGTGAAACTGTTGCAACAGAAGCAGGCATTTATCCGCGTCCAGATGGTCCAATAATCGAGCGTGTCGACATTGACATGGCCGATGAAATGACCGAAGACGAAGAATAA
- the rimP gene encoding ribosome maturation factor RimP, translating to MSKVLEEVEAIVLPITNELQLELVDLAFEKEGKHWYLRVFLDKEGGIDIDECALVSEKLSEILDKNDPITQNYFLEVSSPGAERPLKKEKDFEAAVGKWVHITSYEPIADRKMWEGTLISYDGTTLTVEILDKTRKIVCEIPKDKAAKARLAIKF from the coding sequence ATGAGTAAAGTTCTTGAAGAAGTCGAAGCCATCGTACTACCAATTACGAACGAGCTTCAACTAGAACTGGTCGATTTAGCGTTTGAAAAAGAAGGAAAGCACTGGTATTTGCGGGTATTTTTAGATAAAGAAGGCGGCATTGATATTGACGAATGTGCCTTGGTCAGCGAAAAGCTAAGTGAAATCTTGGATAAAAATGACCCAATTACACAAAACTACTTTCTGGAAGTATCATCACCAGGCGCCGAACGACCATTAAAAAAAGAAAAAGATTTTGAAGCAGCTGTTGGTAAATGGGTCCATATCACAAGCTACGAGCCAATTGCGGATCGTAAAATGTGGGAAGGCACGCTAATCAGTTACGATGGTACAACATTAACCGTTGAAATTTTGGATAAAACGCGCAAGATTGTTTGTGAAATTCCAAAAGATAAAGCAGCCAAAGCACGACTAGCAATTAAATTTTAA